In the genome of Vespa crabro chromosome 1, iyVesCrab1.2, whole genome shotgun sequence, the window aaaaaaagaattaaacacGTGAACGTgagatttttctaaaatacgATGCATCGTTGATCGAAGggctattaataatttcttatcaaCTTCGACAGATTTATGATCTAAATTAAGATCCGTTATCTCTATGTTGTTGTCGTTTTCTCTATTTACTTTAAGGATACGATGTAGTTTAAACTCGTATTGCATTACGAAAACAATGATTTTTCTAGCGAAACACGGAAATTCCGAAATAAATAGGTAGAAATAATCTTATATAACTTGTTGATATCGTTTAAGCGATAGAAATCTTTAagttaatatcatttacaaACTTTCCAGAAACATATGCGAGGTTATTGATAACACGAAGATATAAATACTTAGATGAAACGTCGTTAATTCAGTTAGGCTTTAggattcgaataaaataaatttgcttGAGACCttgtgaagaaaaaattaagtatTGAAAATGCGTGGGATACTAATTCTTCTTTTGTGCCTTACCGTGGCCTCATTGGTTATGGGCAATGAGTACGTCTTTGGAAAGCGCCAAAAAGATGATTTTACAATTACCGACAGAGTTATTATAAaggtatgtatacataaataattataaatataaatgacaatattattttaaaaataattaaatattatttagaaattatataaatctaatgaattaattaacgtaattCTTTCTAAATTTTAGCCAAGAATACCCGGTAAAAGGGCAGTAGTCAGAGCTGGAGCTCATACAAAAGAAGTAATATCTTACATTCGAGTAAAAGATTTGTATAGATTCAATTCAacagctataataataaatggtgGAGTAGACTTAAAGAATGTACTTTTATTAATCGCTGGAAATGTGGGAGAGGGATTACTTGTACGATTCGAAGTTCGtggagtgaaaaaaaatacaacagAACCTACTACCACTCAATCAAGTACAGATAGTACCATTGAGCCGAGTGAAGAACCAACTAGCACTCCATCTACTGAAGAACCAAGTAATAGTACAACTACTGAAGGACCAACCAGCAGTCCACCTACCGAAGAACCAAGTAATAGTACTACAACTACTGAAGGATCAACTAGCAGTCCACCTACCGAAGAACCAAGTAATAGTACAACTACTGAAGGACCAACCAGCAGTCCACCTACCGAAGGACCAACCAGTAATCCACCTACCGAAGGACCAACTAGCAGTCCACCTACCGAAGAACCAAGTAACAGTACTACAACTACTGAAGGACCAACCAGCAGTCCACCTACCGAAGAACCAAGTAACAGTACTACAACTACTGAAGGACCAACTAGCAGTCCACCTACCGAAGAACCAAATAACAGTACTACAACTACTGAAGGACCAACCGGCAGTCCATCTACCGAAGAACCAAATAACAGTACTACAACTACTGAAGGATCAACCGGCAGTCCATCTACCGAAGAACCAAGTAACAGTACTACAACTACTGAAGGATCAACCAATAATCCATTTACCAAAAGACCAACCAGTAGTCCACCTACCGAAGGACCAACCAGTAGTCCATCTACCGAAGAACCAACCAGTAGTCCACCTACCGAAGGACCAACCAGTAGTCCACCTACCGAAGGACCAACCAGTAGTCCACCTACCGAAGGACCAATCAGTAATCCACCTACCGAAGGACCAACTACCAGTGAATCTACCGAAAAACCAGTTGACACTATATCTACTGAAATACCCACCACCAGTACGTCTACCGAATCACCAAGCATTAGTGTGTCTACCGAAGGATCAGGTAGCGGTACGTCCAGTGAATAAAAACCATAAATGAATCTTCGAATAAGGCGGCAATGGAGAATTTACTAACTGATCCAAATAGCAGTGCTCTCAATATTTTAAGCATTCGAATTAGacaaaataagagagagagagagagagagagagagagagagagagagagagagagagagagagagagagagagagagagagagagagaaatagaaaagaaaaaatataatgagaagaataaagataaagaagatatgAATTCTGTGTCGTGCGTTTGtagattaattatcatgtaaCTTTGAACATATGTagattggatatatatatatatatatatatatatccaataatatggatttattaataattttctctgttaaatgaga includes:
- the LOC124428125 gene encoding mucin-2-like, with protein sequence MRGILILLLCLTVASLVMGNEYVFGKRQKDDFTITDRVIIKPRIPGKRAVVRAGAHTKEVISYIRVKDLYRFNSTAIIINGGVDLKNVLLLIAGNVGEGLLVRFEVRGVKKNTTEPTTTQSSTDSTIEPSEEPTSTPSTEEPSNSTTTEGPTSSPPTEEPSNSTTTTEGSTSSPPTEEPSNSTTTEGPTSSPPTEGPTSNPPTEGPTSSPPTEEPSNSTTTTEGPTSSPPTEEPSNSTTTTEGPTSSPPTEEPNNSTTTTEGPTGSPSTEEPNNSTTTTEGSTGSPSTEEPSNSTTTTEGSTNNPFTKRPTSSPPTEGPTSSPSTEEPTSSPPTEGPTSSPPTEGPTSSPPTEGPISNPPTEGPTTSESTEKPVDTISTEIPTTSTSTESPSISVSTEGSGSGTSSE